Proteins encoded together in one Telopea speciosissima isolate NSW1024214 ecotype Mountain lineage chromosome 6, Tspe_v1, whole genome shotgun sequence window:
- the LOC122664640 gene encoding 17.6 kDa class II heat shock protein-like, whose protein sequence is MESLTKDMQRVLNFPDQMEKMLQPPTRRYVKNAKAIFRTPADIFEHPTYYSFVLDMPGLEVNNIKVKVENGILHVAGKKKKKATAAGTEGEEVKPIRIERRRARYLRKFTLPHDAQQEDVKATYRDGVLIVNVAKKPMEETAKPKTVSIPVS, encoded by the exons ATGGAATCACTAACCAAGGACATGCAGAGGGTGCTCAACTTCCCAGATCAGATGGAGAAGATGTTGCAACCGCCGACCCGTCGCTACGTCAAGAACGCCAAGGCCATCTTCCGCACACCCGCTGACATCTTCGAGCATCCCACTTACTACTCCTTCGTCCTCGACATGCCTGGCCTTGAAGTCAACAACATCAAG GTGAAGGTAGAGAATGGGATTTTACATGTggcagggaagaagaagaagaaggctacTGCAGCAGGGACAGAGGGCGAAGAGGTGAAGCCCATCAGAATTGAGAGGAGGAGAGCAAGGTATTTGAGGAAATTCACGCTGCCTCATGATGCACAGCAAGAGGATGTGAAAGCCACTTACAGGGATGGAGTGCTCATTGTGAATGTTGCGAAGAAGCCCATGGAAGAGACAGCTAAGCCCAAGACTGTTTCGATCCCTGTCTCTTAA